A DNA window from Oryzias latipes chromosome 5, ASM223467v1 contains the following coding sequences:
- the LOC101163320 gene encoding LIM domain and actin-binding protein 1 isoform X1 codes for MYHFLLRFPGYSNSGIHFPGVEVVGAAFVKTLRSSISVRRVQLFPSDLWRKTCQRTRTFLAVRFDHFNAFTKSSESVTSSQRSGNLSALKKRWEQVGDQNQEKCAPVSLTKHSSIRRRPPVLSRPPIISEERPPVKSPAPPTDQTGPPSAGKARQPSIAEDPKQGGLDREEPMDRKIPEKSEEQAPTSPIASYEKASVPLNSLKMKFEKGENSKSGRNTIRSTSTEDEDHHSKPPATNRVLRSTSLREKMNKYQTAVYKQSAKDVFAPKTNSSADEHTPAPKCNGQSTEPPKALRKFCPPVKEVCVVCQKTVFQLERLMSHQHVYHKHCFRCFHCNTKLSLMNYASLHGNNYCKPHFSQLFKAKGNYDEGFGHRPHKELWEPRVDVEESEEPVRPKEPEKPVRHPAKSPSEVSSPGDASPQVKVLDLTASLENHVKAEASSAEKHQPTEKPADTQKLRVAWPPRADEGHAEKPLSPDTEDFPTIRPRRAKWPPEDAAHPSFQSSERAELKSLRRSTSLKERSRPFTLSAATRPPVNAGPREPRRPLRSLQEWRASFEEKTSEGTAKENNTEVKEEQKTSEASSETASHRDTERLTKQQKPPSDDRAPPPSSQQKQNHTHANVGSTEEKDVEELSAEDLIKRNRYYDDDDDDEEDPDA; via the exons ATGTATCATTTCCTGCTCCGGTTTCCTGGGTATTCAAACTCGGGCATTCACTTTCCCGGTGTTGAAGTGGTCGGAGCAGCTTTTGTGAAAACGCTTCGTTCCTCTATTAGCGTTCGTAGAGTTCAGCTCTTTCCCTCAGATCTTTGGCGTAAGACATGCCAGAGGACTCGGACTTTCCTTGCTGTCCGGTTTGACCACTTCAACGCATTTacaaag TCATCTGAAAGTGTAACATCGTCCCAGCGTTCTGGCAACTTGAGCGCTCTGAAGAAGCGCTGGGAGCAAGTAGGAGACCAAAACCAGGAGAAGTGCGCTCCTGTTTCTCTAACCAAACACTCCAGCATCCGTCGCAGGCCCCCGGTCCTGAGCAGACCTCCCATCATCAGCGAGGAACGCCCTCCGGTGAAGAGCCCGGCGCCACCGACAGACCAAACAGGCCCTCCGTCAGCCGGCAAAGCTCGGCAGCCGTCCATCGCTGAAGATCCAAAGCAGGGAGGGCTGGACAGAGAGGAGCCGATGGACAGGAAAATACCAGAGAAATCAGAGGAGCAAGCTCCAACCAGTCCGATCGCATCTTACGAGAAAGCCAGCGTGCCGCTGAACAGCCTGAAGATGAAGTTTGAGAAGGGAGAAAACTCAAAG AGTGGAAGGAACACAATACGCAGCACTTCAACAGAGGATGAAGACCACCACAGCA AACCTCCTGCGACAAACAGAGTGCTGAGGTCTACGTCTCTCCGAGAAAAGATGAACAAATACCAGACGGCTGTCTATAAACAATCG GCCAAAGACGTTTTTgctccaaaaacaaacagttctgCAGACGAACACACTCCTGCCCCTAAGTGCAATG gGCAGAGCACAGAGCCACCCAAAGCTCTGAGG AAGTTCTGTCCGCCGGTGAAGGAGGTTTGCGTTGTTTGCCAGAAAACTGTGTTCCAACTGGAGCGACTGATGTCTCATCAGCACGTTTATCATAAGCACTGCTTCCGCTGTTTTCACTGCAACACAAAGCTGAG tctGATGAACTATGCGTCTTTACACGGCAACAACTACTGCAAGCCTCATTTCAGTCAGCTATTTAAAGCCAAAGGCAACTATGACGAAGGCTTCGGCCATCGTCCCCACAAAGAGCTTTGGGAGCCACGAGTTGACGTGGAGGAAAGTGAGGAACCTGTGAGGCCAAAAGAACCGGAGAAACCCGTGAGGCATCCTGCTAAGAGTCCTTCTGAGGTGTCTTCACCTGGGGACGCTTCTCCCCAGGTGAAGGTTCTAGACCTCACTGCCTCACTGGAGAACCATGTAAAGGCGGAAgccagctctgcagaaaaacatcagccaaCAGAAAAACCAGCCGACACCCAAAAGCTTAGGGTCGCATGGCCCCCCCGCGCTGATGAGGGCCACGCGGAAAAGCCGCTGAGTCCTGACACTGAAGATTTTCCCACAATCCGGCCGCGGAGGGCCAAGTGGCCTCCAGAAGACGCAGCGCATCCATCTTTCCAGAGCTCAGAGCGGGCGGAGTTAAAGAGCCTTAGGAGGAGCACCTCTCTGAAGGAGCGTAGTCGCCCTTTCACATTGTCTGCTGCAACCAGACCCCCCGTTAACGCTGGTCCCAGAGAGCCCCGCCGCCCGCTCAGGTCACTGCAGGAATGGAGAGCATCATTTGAGGAAAAAACGTCTGAAGGAACAgccaaagaaaacaacacagaggtGAAGGAAGAGCAGAAGACGTCTGAAGCATCAAGTGAGACCGCGtcccacagggacacggaaaGGTTAACTAAACAACAGAAGCCCCCCTCTGATGACAGGGcacctcctccctcctctcaACAGAAACAGAACCACACTCATGCGAATGTTGGTTCTACAGAAGAAAAGGATGTGGAGGAGTTGAGCGCAGAGGATCTCATCAAGAGGAACCGCTactatgatgatgatgatgatgacgaggaGGATCCTGATGCATAG
- the LOC101163320 gene encoding LIM domain and actin-binding protein 1 isoform X2 yields MESGPFSRKSWMTQSLRVTAKEISLVGGKSSAIADRFSKYQRAAEEASLEKKKASSESVTSSQRSGNLSALKKRWEQVGDQNQEKCAPVSLTKHSSIRRRPPVLSRPPIISEERPPVKSPAPPTDQTGPPSAGKARQPSIAEDPKQGGLDREEPMDRKIPEKSEEQAPTSPIASYEKASVPLNSLKMKFEKGENSKSGRNTIRSTSTEDEDHHSKPPATNRVLRSTSLREKMNKYQTAVYKQSAKDVFAPKTNSSADEHTPAPKCNGQSTEPPKALRKFCPPVKEVCVVCQKTVFQLERLMSHQHVYHKHCFRCFHCNTKLSLMNYASLHGNNYCKPHFSQLFKAKGNYDEGFGHRPHKELWEPRVDVEESEEPVRPKEPEKPVRHPAKSPSEVSSPGDASPQVKVLDLTASLENHVKAEASSAEKHQPTEKPADTQKLRVAWPPRADEGHAEKPLSPDTEDFPTIRPRRAKWPPEDAAHPSFQSSERAELKSLRRSTSLKERSRPFTLSAATRPPVNAGPREPRRPLRSLQEWRASFEEKTSEGTAKENNTEVKEEQKTSEASSETASHRDTERLTKQQKPPSDDRAPPPSSQQKQNHTHANVGSTEEKDVEELSAEDLIKRNRYYDDDDDDEEDPDA; encoded by the exons ATGGAAAGTGGTCCGTTCAGTCGAAAGTCATGGATGACGCAGTCCCTGCGCGTCACAGCCAAGGAGATCTCTCTGGTCGGTGGGAAATCCAGCGCCATCGCTGACCGATTCTCCAA gtATCAGAGAGCTGCTGAAGAagcaagtttagaaaaaaagaaagcc TCATCTGAAAGTGTAACATCGTCCCAGCGTTCTGGCAACTTGAGCGCTCTGAAGAAGCGCTGGGAGCAAGTAGGAGACCAAAACCAGGAGAAGTGCGCTCCTGTTTCTCTAACCAAACACTCCAGCATCCGTCGCAGGCCCCCGGTCCTGAGCAGACCTCCCATCATCAGCGAGGAACGCCCTCCGGTGAAGAGCCCGGCGCCACCGACAGACCAAACAGGCCCTCCGTCAGCCGGCAAAGCTCGGCAGCCGTCCATCGCTGAAGATCCAAAGCAGGGAGGGCTGGACAGAGAGGAGCCGATGGACAGGAAAATACCAGAGAAATCAGAGGAGCAAGCTCCAACCAGTCCGATCGCATCTTACGAGAAAGCCAGCGTGCCGCTGAACAGCCTGAAGATGAAGTTTGAGAAGGGAGAAAACTCAAAG AGTGGAAGGAACACAATACGCAGCACTTCAACAGAGGATGAAGACCACCACAGCA AACCTCCTGCGACAAACAGAGTGCTGAGGTCTACGTCTCTCCGAGAAAAGATGAACAAATACCAGACGGCTGTCTATAAACAATCG GCCAAAGACGTTTTTgctccaaaaacaaacagttctgCAGACGAACACACTCCTGCCCCTAAGTGCAATG gGCAGAGCACAGAGCCACCCAAAGCTCTGAGG AAGTTCTGTCCGCCGGTGAAGGAGGTTTGCGTTGTTTGCCAGAAAACTGTGTTCCAACTGGAGCGACTGATGTCTCATCAGCACGTTTATCATAAGCACTGCTTCCGCTGTTTTCACTGCAACACAAAGCTGAG tctGATGAACTATGCGTCTTTACACGGCAACAACTACTGCAAGCCTCATTTCAGTCAGCTATTTAAAGCCAAAGGCAACTATGACGAAGGCTTCGGCCATCGTCCCCACAAAGAGCTTTGGGAGCCACGAGTTGACGTGGAGGAAAGTGAGGAACCTGTGAGGCCAAAAGAACCGGAGAAACCCGTGAGGCATCCTGCTAAGAGTCCTTCTGAGGTGTCTTCACCTGGGGACGCTTCTCCCCAGGTGAAGGTTCTAGACCTCACTGCCTCACTGGAGAACCATGTAAAGGCGGAAgccagctctgcagaaaaacatcagccaaCAGAAAAACCAGCCGACACCCAAAAGCTTAGGGTCGCATGGCCCCCCCGCGCTGATGAGGGCCACGCGGAAAAGCCGCTGAGTCCTGACACTGAAGATTTTCCCACAATCCGGCCGCGGAGGGCCAAGTGGCCTCCAGAAGACGCAGCGCATCCATCTTTCCAGAGCTCAGAGCGGGCGGAGTTAAAGAGCCTTAGGAGGAGCACCTCTCTGAAGGAGCGTAGTCGCCCTTTCACATTGTCTGCTGCAACCAGACCCCCCGTTAACGCTGGTCCCAGAGAGCCCCGCCGCCCGCTCAGGTCACTGCAGGAATGGAGAGCATCATTTGAGGAAAAAACGTCTGAAGGAACAgccaaagaaaacaacacagaggtGAAGGAAGAGCAGAAGACGTCTGAAGCATCAAGTGAGACCGCGtcccacagggacacggaaaGGTTAACTAAACAACAGAAGCCCCCCTCTGATGACAGGGcacctcctccctcctctcaACAGAAACAGAACCACACTCATGCGAATGTTGGTTCTACAGAAGAAAAGGATGTGGAGGAGTTGAGCGCAGAGGATCTCATCAAGAGGAACCGCTactatgatgatgatgatgatgacgaggaGGATCCTGATGCATAG